The Caulifigura coniformis genome includes a region encoding these proteins:
- a CDS encoding type II secretion system F family protein: MIDSAQLTRLATELEILLRANSPLGPGLRDASNRWRGALRPAAEKLAERLDAGMPVDEALRTAGELPPVFRSLAAAGMTTDRAADVLRAYSTSTRQLLDLRERLLRGLMYPAIILILTYGLTILLIHSVLPQMASMVGEFSRVPPRWVHFVEKANATLPVWSWAIPLGLLVASWLVHFLFGRHRSAIGIWGSFPFVRSVLSDIHSSTASSLLAALLDCEVPLPLALSLAGESLTSRRAQAAVNAIADDLRKGVPAQHAFRERAGAPPLWRALFVREREAGPLRAGLRHIAEVLALRARSRADVLGRVIPVLLIIAVGGLTVGAYGTVVFGPLVELWERIGAQP; this comes from the coding sequence ATGATCGATTCCGCCCAGCTGACCCGGCTCGCTACCGAGCTGGAAATCCTGCTGCGCGCGAACTCGCCGCTGGGGCCGGGGCTTCGCGACGCTTCGAACCGCTGGCGCGGGGCGCTTCGCCCGGCGGCGGAAAAACTGGCGGAGCGGTTGGATGCGGGAATGCCGGTTGACGAGGCGCTGCGGACGGCCGGGGAGCTGCCCCCCGTATTCCGGTCGCTGGCGGCGGCGGGGATGACGACCGACCGGGCGGCCGACGTGCTGCGGGCTTACTCGACGTCGACCCGCCAGTTGCTCGACCTGCGTGAGCGACTGCTGCGCGGGCTGATGTATCCGGCGATCATCCTGATCCTGACATATGGGCTGACGATCCTCCTGATCCATTCCGTGCTGCCTCAAATGGCGAGCATGGTGGGTGAGTTCTCCAGGGTCCCCCCGCGCTGGGTTCATTTCGTTGAGAAAGCGAATGCCACGCTTCCGGTCTGGAGCTGGGCCATTCCCCTGGGTCTGCTTGTCGCGAGCTGGCTGGTGCACTTCCTGTTCGGACGTCACCGGAGCGCAATCGGCATCTGGGGATCATTTCCGTTCGTGAGATCGGTGCTGTCGGATATTCATTCCTCGACGGCCAGTTCGCTGCTGGCGGCGCTGCTGGACTGCGAGGTTCCGCTGCCGCTGGCGTTGTCGCTGGCGGGGGAATCGCTGACTTCGCGACGGGCGCAGGCGGCCGTCAATGCGATTGCGGACGACCTCAGAAAAGGGGTTCCGGCTCAACACGCGTTCCGAGAGCGTGCGGGAGCGCCGCCGCTGTGGCGAGCGCTGTTCGTACGCGAGCGCGAGGCCGGCCCGCTGCGGGCGGGGCTGAGGCACATCGCAGAGGTTCTTGCGTTACGGGCTCGGAGCCGGGCGGACGTCCTCGGACGGGTGATTCCGGTCCTGCTGATCATCGCCGTGGGGGGCCTGACCGTTGGCGCCTACGGGACGGTAGTGTTCGGACCGCTCGTCGAACTCTGGGAGCGGATCGGAGCGCAGCCATGA
- a CDS encoding type II secretion system F family protein, which produces MLPMLILLGMPILAGALLALDHYVRFNASRDELSWLALAMRIVGLALAGAGLTVLVLAALGRHGQASHWFFDAIVRIAAGAYGLLAILTAVVGNAFRAPRDSTNLREESRLEQRASLFRLLCWIALLVPLVPFVPAVVLIVPLVLTTVFSSWGAVNRGSQISLLWRLSIASENGLPYADEVESASPGIGSHRRESLAALAGRLRDGQSLGEAIDDGSPLIPRGDVLAIRATDGTPALSSVLRDAAERSVRNLSELREGGDALPLQVYFVNVFLVVISIVSFLMYWIMPKYKEIFNDFGVTLPPITRRLIDVTDSAASYWFVAGPMMFLPVAILLASPLVSLAGWENLNFPLLMRWFPRRDAPEVLRIIAAVVESGRPLAPTLSEIAEHHPREDLRSRLERIAAILDHGEFSWRVLCHDGFLKQDEADALDAAAANHHLQWALRTLADGLDAKQRIRTAWAFEWQRPILIGTLGGLVAFVVVAMFLPLIHVMNTAAEMGP; this is translated from the coding sequence ATGCTGCCGATGCTCATCCTTCTTGGAATGCCCATCCTGGCCGGCGCCCTGCTGGCGCTGGACCACTATGTGCGTTTCAATGCCTCTCGGGATGAGCTTTCATGGCTGGCGCTGGCGATGCGAATCGTCGGGCTGGCCCTTGCGGGAGCGGGCCTGACGGTGTTGGTCCTGGCCGCGCTGGGGAGGCATGGTCAGGCGTCGCACTGGTTTTTCGACGCGATCGTGAGGATTGCGGCCGGGGCCTATGGCCTGCTGGCGATCCTGACGGCGGTCGTGGGGAATGCGTTCCGCGCGCCGCGGGATTCGACGAATCTGCGCGAGGAATCTCGCTTGGAACAACGGGCTTCCCTGTTCCGCCTGTTGTGCTGGATTGCGCTTCTGGTTCCCCTGGTGCCTTTCGTCCCGGCGGTGGTCCTGATTGTGCCGCTGGTGTTGACGACGGTGTTTTCCTCGTGGGGAGCCGTGAATCGCGGGAGCCAGATCAGCCTGTTGTGGCGGCTGTCGATCGCCTCGGAAAACGGGCTGCCGTATGCGGATGAAGTGGAATCGGCATCGCCGGGGATCGGGAGTCACCGTCGGGAATCACTGGCCGCGCTGGCGGGACGCCTGCGCGACGGACAGTCGCTGGGAGAGGCGATCGATGACGGCTCGCCCCTGATCCCCCGCGGCGACGTGCTCGCGATCCGGGCGACCGATGGCACACCGGCCCTGAGTTCCGTCCTGCGGGACGCGGCCGAACGTTCGGTTCGCAATCTTTCGGAACTTCGCGAAGGTGGCGACGCGCTGCCGCTGCAGGTTTATTTCGTGAACGTGTTCCTGGTCGTCATCTCGATCGTCAGCTTCCTCATGTACTGGATCATGCCGAAGTACAAGGAGATCTTTAACGATTTCGGCGTGACGCTCCCTCCGATCACGCGGCGTCTGATCGATGTGACGGACAGCGCCGCCAGTTACTGGTTCGTGGCTGGTCCGATGATGTTCCTGCCGGTCGCGATCCTGCTCGCCTCGCCGCTGGTTTCCCTCGCGGGCTGGGAAAACCTGAACTTTCCGCTGCTGATGCGGTGGTTTCCGCGACGCGACGCTCCGGAGGTGCTCCGGATCATTGCGGCGGTCGTCGAATCGGGTCGGCCGCTTGCGCCGACTCTCAGCGAGATCGCCGAGCACCATCCGCGTGAAGACCTGAGGTCGCGGCTGGAGCGGATTGCCGCCATTCTCGATCACGGAGAGTTTTCGTGGAGAGTTCTCTGTCACGACGGCTTTCTCAAGCAAGACGAGGCGGATGCGCTCGACGCGGCGGCGGCGAATCACCATCTGCAATGGGCGCTCAGGACACTCGCCGACGGACTGGACGCGAAACAGCGGATCCGCACGGCCTGGGCCTTCGAGTGGCAGCGGCCGATCCTGATCGGCACGCTGGGGGGGCTGGTCGCGTTCGTGGTCGTTGCCATGTTCCTGCCACTGATCCATGTGATGAACACGGCCGCGGAGATGGGCCCATGA
- a CDS encoding helix-turn-helix domain-containing protein produces MPPVRARRGLVPEQFLSVREVSERLAVRPAVVLTHVASGELLAANVSTSATRPHWRISEHDLARFIEQRTYKAVPPRRRRRAKPANVNKHF; encoded by the coding sequence ATGCCGCCGGTCCGGGCAAGGAGGGGGCTCGTGCCTGAACAGTTTCTCTCGGTTCGCGAGGTCTCTGAGCGGCTTGCCGTTCGCCCGGCCGTTGTCCTAACGCACGTCGCCTCGGGAGAGCTTTTGGCTGCAAACGTGTCGACCTCCGCGACCCGTCCGCACTGGCGCATCTCCGAACACGACCTAGCCCGCTTTATCGAACAACGAACATACAAAGCCGTGCCACCACGTCGGCGGCGACGAGCCAAACCAGCAAACGTCAACAAACACTTCTGA
- a CDS encoding type II secretion system protein, which produces MTMHPRRAFTLVEMGVACALLGFVFAVLGQFVSRWDAARRSVEERACALRLVENVLERATIAPAGTTLTLDADAAARLRSAELKISEGPADDAGLMAVTASLSWVNAEGQRVSPVAVTAWKRSAPKPTEDSR; this is translated from the coding sequence ATGACCATGCACCCGCGCCGCGCATTCACTCTCGTGGAGATGGGGGTCGCCTGTGCCCTGCTGGGGTTCGTCTTCGCGGTCTTGGGACAGTTCGTTTCCCGCTGGGACGCGGCCCGGCGATCCGTGGAAGAACGGGCCTGTGCACTGCGGCTCGTTGAAAACGTCCTGGAACGTGCGACGATCGCTCCAGCAGGAACGACTCTCACGCTGGACGCCGATGCGGCGGCCCGACTGCGGTCTGCAGAACTCAAGATTTCAGAGGGTCCCGCGGATGACGCGGGACTGATGGCTGTCACCGCCTCGCTTTCCTGGGTGAACGCGGAGGGGCAACGGGTGTCGCCTGTGGCGGTCACAGCGTGGAAGCGTTCGGCGCCGAAACCAACGGAGGACTCACGATGA
- a CDS encoding type II secretion system F family protein: MSLVADAPAAAPSPGDGPALPFSMQMFAEEASSPWTASAFRTIATRLDQGASWTEAVQSAGRQLPQFLRGVFAVAERSGSIEQVIGEYFAGTRRTRRAKRQVLVALLYPAFLLLACLVLLTGVFLFVVPPFREMFNDFGVELPWMTKLMISMSMIVTKGWPWLVVGLVFMFATLVAMLLFTKLPLAAPLVRVMQAIPIVGTASQLAGASEFCTLLGMLVKARIPLPDALRLTAGGLQDANLRQGCHRLADHVERGESPAYAASILPHFRPRLVQLLRHTEHERSFGEILRSHGELFGIQAEAQSGIAIVWMQPFLLVFVGILGGFVVICLFMPLIKLLNELS; encoded by the coding sequence ATGAGCCTTGTCGCCGACGCGCCAGCCGCCGCTCCATCTCCGGGTGACGGGCCCGCACTGCCGTTTTCGATGCAGATGTTCGCGGAGGAAGCGTCGTCTCCGTGGACGGCTTCCGCGTTTCGAACGATTGCCACCAGACTGGATCAAGGGGCGTCCTGGACCGAGGCGGTGCAGTCGGCCGGGAGGCAGCTGCCGCAGTTCCTGAGGGGGGTGTTTGCCGTCGCGGAACGCAGCGGATCGATCGAGCAGGTAATCGGAGAGTATTTTGCGGGGACGCGGCGGACGCGGCGGGCGAAACGGCAGGTGCTCGTGGCGCTGCTGTATCCGGCATTCCTGCTGCTCGCCTGCCTGGTGCTGCTGACGGGTGTGTTCCTGTTCGTCGTCCCTCCATTCCGGGAGATGTTCAACGACTTCGGGGTGGAACTGCCCTGGATGACGAAGCTGATGATCTCGATGAGCATGATCGTGACCAAGGGCTGGCCGTGGCTGGTAGTGGGGCTTGTGTTCATGTTCGCGACGCTGGTGGCCATGCTGCTGTTCACCAAGCTTCCTCTGGCGGCCCCGCTGGTCCGCGTCATGCAGGCGATCCCGATTGTCGGCACGGCCTCGCAACTGGCGGGCGCATCGGAATTCTGCACGCTGCTGGGAATGCTGGTGAAAGCGAGGATCCCTCTCCCAGACGCACTGCGGCTGACGGCCGGGGGACTTCAGGATGCGAACCTTCGCCAGGGGTGTCATCGGCTGGCCGACCATGTCGAGCGGGGTGAGTCGCCCGCTTACGCCGCCTCGATCCTGCCTCATTTCCGGCCCCGTCTCGTGCAGTTGCTGCGGCATACGGAGCACGAGCGGAGCTTCGGGGAGATCCTCCGGTCGCATGGTGAACTGTTCGGGATCCAGGCGGAGGCACAGTCGGGAATCGCGATTGTCTGGATGCAGCCGTTCCTGTTGGTGTTCGTGGGGATCCTGGGAGGATTCGTCGTCATTTGCCTGTTCATGCCGTTGATCAAGCTGCTCAACGAACTGAGCTGA
- a CDS encoding fibronectin type III domain-containing protein — protein sequence MKRFAKRRIGMMLVCLAGGSAAVTGAEQPIVQAGCNCQQGGGGGMAMPMPVETPHLRPTPGYSNWTPGPMPPTISGPVVSLPPGTLGQTYVRPSAPVPAVKHPRAGMIDVRATGATSVSVQWTHPYRLEDELEGFVDAKDKDVFHFEEKQMLPGVPYIVRIEARYGTEDNPRYEERYARLIMGRIVSVDFDEKQ from the coding sequence ATGAAGCGATTTGCAAAGCGTCGAATCGGGATGATGCTGGTCTGTCTCGCCGGTGGTTCAGCGGCTGTCACTGGAGCGGAACAACCGATCGTGCAGGCGGGCTGCAACTGCCAGCAGGGTGGAGGCGGGGGCATGGCGATGCCGATGCCTGTGGAAACGCCCCACCTGCGTCCGACACCCGGCTATTCAAACTGGACGCCGGGTCCGATGCCGCCGACGATCTCCGGTCCTGTGGTCAGTCTGCCTCCGGGCACGCTCGGGCAGACGTACGTTCGTCCGTCTGCACCGGTCCCTGCGGTGAAGCATCCGCGGGCCGGAATGATCGATGTGCGTGCGACGGGGGCGACCTCGGTTTCCGTGCAGTGGACGCACCCCTATCGCCTGGAAGACGAGCTCGAGGGCTTCGTCGACGCGAAGGATAAGGACGTGTTCCACTTCGAGGAGAAGCAGATGCTCCCCGGTGTCCCCTACATCGTGCGAATTGAAGCGCGGTACGGCACCGAGGACAATCCCCGCTACGAGGAACGCTACGCGCGGCTCATCATGGGGCGGATCGTGAGCGTCGACTTCGACGAGAAACAGTGA
- a CDS encoding tyrosine-type recombinase/integrase: MGVDSNASRNDGKRAARVAKGVDTPSPKFPLRVHKGTGYWCKKINGRVYYFGKVSDDPTGALALEDYKRTVSGRENADSPGLTVNGLAGRFLDQMEDLVLSGERSPRSYAALKATAKRVVKVFGRERLVSDLLPDDFRLLRKRLSRGRNGRPYSAQKMKSEITRARQMFNFAAAEGEAVRFGTAFRQPSAKDVRREREAHRLKHGHRMFEATEIRRLLAVLGGERDPACPDDNEEEVRKPNLALRAMVLLGVNCGFGNTDIACLPLAALDLNTGWVEHARTKNSTPRRCPLWPETIVALQDYLGVRPKPRHAADAELVFLTAKQRTKWVKVYANGTITDGVSQEFKKVLASRGLARAKVGFYALRRVVETIGGDSLDQVAVDAILGHATPGMGSVYRQRIADDRLLRVTTTVREWLFPEKTFGKKSDPSDPRPGDPINVEDNGSGAGRSSEVGATRVRPAPGGRRERVATGRSRGSLPTEENPQKTLERVDGSQGSQFSENLSRWEATTAGFGPDGGDR; this comes from the coding sequence ATGGGCGTCGATTCTAACGCTTCCCGTAATGACGGTAAACGTGCGGCAAGGGTGGCAAAGGGCGTAGATACGCCCAGCCCGAAATTTCCTCTTCGAGTGCACAAGGGGACGGGCTATTGGTGCAAGAAGATCAATGGCAGGGTGTACTATTTCGGAAAGGTCTCGGACGATCCGACAGGTGCCCTCGCTCTGGAGGATTACAAACGTACCGTGTCTGGCCGCGAGAACGCGGACTCTCCGGGGCTAACGGTCAACGGGCTGGCGGGCAGATTTCTGGACCAGATGGAGGATTTGGTCCTGTCAGGGGAGCGAAGCCCCCGATCCTACGCGGCGTTGAAAGCCACTGCTAAACGAGTGGTCAAAGTCTTCGGCCGCGAACGGCTTGTGAGCGACCTGCTCCCAGACGACTTCCGCCTGTTGCGAAAGCGACTTTCGCGTGGCCGCAATGGACGTCCATATTCCGCACAGAAGATGAAGTCGGAAATCACCCGTGCCCGTCAGATGTTTAATTTCGCTGCCGCCGAGGGGGAAGCTGTCCGCTTCGGCACCGCTTTTCGGCAGCCTTCGGCGAAGGACGTTCGTCGCGAGCGTGAGGCGCACCGGCTGAAGCACGGGCACCGGATGTTTGAGGCGACAGAAATTCGGCGACTATTGGCGGTGTTGGGTGGGGAACGCGATCCAGCTTGCCCCGATGACAATGAGGAAGAGGTACGGAAGCCGAATCTTGCATTGAGGGCGATGGTCCTGCTGGGAGTGAACTGCGGATTCGGCAATACCGACATCGCCTGTCTTCCGCTCGCCGCGCTCGACTTAAACACAGGATGGGTCGAGCATGCTCGCACGAAGAATTCGACGCCGAGACGTTGCCCTCTTTGGCCCGAAACGATCGTCGCCCTACAGGACTATCTCGGCGTCCGTCCGAAGCCAAGACACGCCGCTGACGCCGAACTGGTGTTTCTAACCGCGAAGCAGCGGACGAAATGGGTGAAGGTGTATGCCAATGGCACGATTACGGATGGGGTGTCACAAGAGTTTAAGAAGGTGCTTGCCTCCCGCGGGTTAGCTCGGGCGAAGGTCGGCTTCTACGCCCTGCGGAGAGTTGTCGAGACAATCGGAGGGGACTCGTTGGACCAGGTAGCGGTAGATGCGATCTTGGGGCATGCGACTCCCGGAATGGGATCGGTCTATCGACAGCGGATCGCGGATGACCGCTTGCTCCGGGTGACCACGACGGTTCGCGAATGGCTCTTTCCCGAAAAAACTTTCGGCAAAAAGAGCGACCCGAGCGACCCGCGACCCGGAGACCCAATAAACGTGGAAGATAATGGCTCCGGCGCGGGGCGCAGTTCGGAAGTGGGGGCGACCCGTGTGCGACCCGCGCCCGGCGGGAGGCGGGAACGGGTCGCTACGGGGCGCAGTCGCGGGTCGCTACCGACCGAGGAAAATCCCCAGAAAACCTTGGAACGGGTCGACGGGTCGCAGGGGTCGCAGTTTTCCGAAAACCTTTCTCGGTGGGAGGCAACGACCGCCGGGTTCGGACCGGATGGGGGTGACCGATGA
- a CDS encoding sugar phosphate isomerase/epimerase family protein — protein sequence MPLNAATSRRGFLASAAAAAGGLLLSGRPAFAAPDPYGGFKVGLQSYTLRAFDAPTALAHTKMLGIKYWESFPKHVPLSTLPASVNESKKLLAGSDVTLLSYGVVRFSNDETKAREIFDFAKAMGIVSLSADPDPDRQTFDLLDKLVAEYDVAIAIHNHGPGHRYDKADDVLKWLTNRHEKIGACVDTGHYLRSNENPVEVIQKFGPRVHGVHLKDVRTVKSPEEQEKIAPTLTKNRQGMLAKENKLFTVLGEGELDIVGVLQALKKLNYQNCVALEYEESEKNPLADVELCLAAVREAVKKV from the coding sequence ATGCCTCTCAACGCTGCGACCTCCCGACGTGGTTTTCTCGCCTCCGCCGCCGCTGCCGCCGGGGGATTGCTCCTCTCCGGTCGGCCAGCCTTCGCCGCGCCCGACCCGTACGGCGGATTCAAAGTCGGACTGCAGAGCTACACGCTTCGGGCGTTCGACGCGCCGACCGCACTTGCGCATACGAAGATGCTGGGAATCAAATACTGGGAGTCGTTTCCCAAGCATGTCCCGCTGAGCACGCTCCCGGCGTCCGTGAACGAGTCGAAAAAGCTCCTCGCCGGCTCCGACGTCACCCTCCTCTCCTACGGAGTCGTCCGGTTTTCCAATGACGAGACCAAGGCCCGCGAGATCTTCGACTTCGCGAAGGCCATGGGCATCGTCTCGTTGTCGGCCGATCCCGATCCCGATCGCCAGACGTTTGATCTGCTCGACAAGCTGGTCGCGGAATACGACGTCGCCATCGCCATTCACAACCACGGCCCGGGCCACCGCTACGACAAGGCCGACGACGTCCTGAAGTGGCTCACCAACCGGCACGAGAAGATCGGCGCCTGCGTCGACACGGGCCATTACCTCCGCAGCAATGAGAATCCCGTCGAGGTGATCCAGAAGTTCGGCCCCAGGGTCCACGGCGTGCATCTGAAGGACGTGCGCACCGTCAAATCGCCGGAGGAGCAGGAAAAAATCGCGCCGACCCTCACGAAGAACCGCCAGGGAATGCTGGCGAAAGAGAACAAGCTCTTCACTGTCCTCGGCGAAGGGGAACTCGACATCGTCGGAGTTCTGCAGGCGCTCAAGAAGCTGAACTACCAGAACTGCGTCGCTCTCGAATACGAGGAGAGCGAAAAGAATCCCCTGGCGGACGTGGAGCTCTGCCTCGCGGCCGTCCGTGAAGCGGTCAAGAAGGTTTGA
- a CDS encoding DUF1559 domain-containing protein: MKTTLQPLPRWSRPAHARGRRGFTLIEVLVVVAIIAILISLLLPAVQQARESARRMQCRSNLTGLILALQNYHGAHGTLPPGTVDFSGPIVSGPMVLGQTQGYRISWLAQVLPYLEEGNTYRAINFDVPAHDPLNQNVAAHRMPVLQCPSNPRSALTCYAGVHHDVEAPIDVDNHGVLFLNSRIRLPDDVPDGSSYTLFVGETEGMLSWLTGDNNTLRNTGSTPGFASMVPVVQPTATPFEGMDEPGAETPAVPPPNLVGGFNSYHTGGANFALGDGSVRTISESIDADLFRKLGHRSDGALTGAF, translated from the coding sequence ATGAAGACGACTTTGCAACCACTGCCACGCTGGTCTCGCCCTGCTCACGCCAGAGGACGTCGGGGGTTCACACTCATCGAAGTCCTGGTGGTGGTCGCGATCATTGCGATCCTGATTTCGCTGCTGCTGCCGGCCGTGCAGCAGGCGCGGGAGTCGGCCCGGCGGATGCAATGTCGTTCGAACCTGACGGGGCTGATTCTCGCGCTGCAGAACTATCATGGCGCCCATGGGACGCTCCCGCCGGGAACGGTGGATTTCTCCGGGCCGATTGTTTCGGGGCCGATGGTATTGGGGCAGACGCAGGGCTATCGCATAAGCTGGCTGGCTCAGGTGCTGCCGTACCTGGAAGAAGGAAATACGTACCGCGCGATCAACTTCGACGTTCCGGCGCATGATCCCCTGAACCAGAACGTCGCCGCGCATCGCATGCCTGTCCTGCAATGCCCGAGCAACCCGCGGAGCGCACTCACCTGTTACGCCGGGGTTCACCACGACGTCGAGGCGCCGATCGACGTCGACAATCACGGGGTGCTGTTCCTCAACAGCCGGATCCGCCTTCCCGACGATGTTCCCGATGGCTCCAGCTACACGCTTTTCGTCGGTGAAACCGAAGGGATGCTCTCCTGGCTGACCGGCGACAACAACACCCTGAGGAACACCGGCTCGACGCCGGGATTTGCCTCGATGGTTCCGGTCGTTCAGCCGACGGCGACTCCTTTCGAGGGAATGGACGAACCGGGGGCCGAGACGCCGGCCGTTCCTCCGCCGAATCTGGTGGGCGGTTTTAACAGCTACCACACCGGGGGGGCGAATTTTGCGCTGGGGGATGGTTCCGTCCGGACGATTTCCGAAAGCATCGACGCGGACCTGTTCCGCAAGCTCGGTCACCGTTCCGACGGTGCGTTGACGGGAGCATTCTGA
- a CDS encoding DUF3854 domain-containing protein yields MAAPFVSLFVTEGEKKACALAQDGAHVVVSIPGVWNGCKKGKEELIDDLRELVSPGLPIYIVFDFDPKPETRAKVDAAKRRLARAFVAAGAGAVLSVNLPPASDGGKQGVDDFLVDHGPEAFERLVADATPVDTSEPEPDGKSSRRAGNDFVRRLGLGPLVELWLDENNDAFATVMLDGRLEHWQIDKRNRPFRNWLSLAFYDMYGEVLTASQLSDYASLLCGLAMQRRKVYPVHLRTAAHDGVLYLDLCNANREVVAVTSEGYSVLSACPVKFRRTRAMLELPRPVPTARSVRELLRPFLNIRPEQEPLLIAFVTAAMRPVGPYPIPKLQGEQGVGKTTLARMLRALIDPNAAPLRVRPQSERDLMIMSHNAWMLGFDNLSAMLDWMSDALCVLSTGGAFSSRELYSNNEEVIFKRQCPVLVTSIGEVGTNSDLLDRCLIFELQPIPEEERQTDKKFWANFEAVRAEIFGAILDVIVAGMRRLPEIEQRQSRDLSRMADFCQWGAAIEEAIGLDPGDFAAAYRDNRELATATALEGSPIVAPLLRMLRVTPLIELSASDLLDELNSSDSSCRMIPGWPKKPQLLSGILNRIAPNLRQIGVTATPCTIGSGNAKRKVWRIESSLPAEPKIVPIPAAAGPKSAFAARMEAKAGRLPNAG; encoded by the coding sequence ATGGCGGCCCCTTTCGTGTCGCTATTCGTCACCGAAGGCGAGAAAAAGGCCTGCGCTCTGGCCCAGGATGGGGCACACGTCGTTGTGTCGATACCTGGCGTTTGGAACGGCTGTAAGAAGGGCAAAGAAGAACTGATTGACGACTTGCGTGAACTCGTCTCGCCGGGCCTCCCTATCTACATCGTCTTTGACTTCGACCCCAAGCCGGAGACGCGGGCAAAGGTCGATGCGGCGAAACGCCGACTTGCTCGTGCATTCGTAGCGGCTGGCGCTGGCGCAGTGCTCTCGGTTAACCTCCCGCCTGCCAGCGATGGCGGCAAACAGGGCGTCGACGATTTCCTCGTGGACCACGGTCCCGAGGCATTTGAGCGACTGGTCGCAGACGCTACGCCAGTCGACACGTCGGAGCCCGAGCCCGATGGCAAGTCTTCGCGACGCGCCGGAAACGACTTTGTGAGGCGACTTGGTCTGGGCCCGCTCGTTGAACTTTGGCTGGACGAGAATAACGACGCATTCGCAACCGTGATGTTGGACGGTCGTCTTGAGCATTGGCAGATCGACAAACGGAACCGGCCATTTCGTAACTGGTTGAGCCTCGCGTTCTATGACATGTACGGCGAAGTGCTGACCGCCTCGCAACTGTCGGACTACGCATCGTTGCTTTGCGGTCTCGCGATGCAACGCCGCAAGGTCTATCCCGTACACCTTCGAACCGCGGCCCACGATGGCGTGCTGTACCTCGACCTTTGCAACGCCAACCGTGAAGTCGTCGCTGTCACCTCCGAAGGCTATTCGGTTCTCTCGGCCTGTCCTGTGAAGTTTCGACGAACGCGGGCGATGTTGGAACTTCCGAGGCCGGTGCCGACCGCCAGGTCAGTGCGAGAATTGCTGCGACCATTTCTGAACATTCGCCCCGAACAGGAACCGCTGTTGATTGCGTTTGTGACGGCCGCCATGAGGCCTGTTGGTCCCTATCCGATCCCGAAGCTACAGGGAGAGCAGGGCGTAGGAAAGACAACTCTCGCGAGAATGTTGCGAGCCTTGATCGATCCGAATGCCGCCCCGCTGAGAGTCCGCCCGCAGAGCGAACGGGACTTGATGATTATGTCCCATAACGCATGGATGCTGGGATTCGACAATCTGTCGGCGATGCTGGATTGGATGTCGGACGCCCTCTGTGTGCTGTCGACCGGCGGGGCTTTTTCGAGTCGTGAACTGTACTCGAACAATGAAGAAGTGATCTTCAAGCGGCAGTGCCCGGTATTGGTAACTTCGATCGGCGAAGTGGGAACCAACTCCGACCTCTTGGATCGCTGCTTGATCTTTGAGTTGCAGCCGATTCCGGAGGAGGAGCGTCAGACTGACAAAAAGTTCTGGGCGAACTTTGAAGCGGTGCGCGCAGAGATTTTCGGAGCGATCTTGGACGTGATTGTCGCTGGGATGCGCCGACTCCCCGAGATTGAACAGCGGCAGAGTCGCGACCTGTCTCGCATGGCAGACTTCTGCCAGTGGGGCGCGGCGATTGAGGAGGCGATTGGGCTTGATCCCGGCGACTTCGCCGCTGCGTATCGCGACAACCGCGAACTGGCAACAGCGACGGCCCTTGAAGGGAGTCCAATTGTCGCGCCTCTGCTGCGGATGCTGCGTGTTACGCCGCTGATCGAGCTTTCCGCCTCTGACCTCCTCGATGAGTTGAACAGCTCTGATTCTTCGTGCCGGATGATTCCGGGCTGGCCCAAAAAGCCGCAGTTGCTAAGTGGCATTCTGAATCGGATCGCCCCCAATCTCCGGCAGATCGGTGTCACGGCAACTCCCTGCACGATCGGCTCAGGAAATGCCAAGCGCAAAGTCTGGCGCATCGAATCTTCCCTGCCGGCAGAGCCCAAGATTGTCCCCATCCCTGCCGCGGCTGGCCCCAAGAGTGCGTTTGCGGCTCGGATGGAGGCCAAAGCGGGTCGTCTTCCCAACGCGGGCTAG